A portion of the Bombus terrestris chromosome 3, iyBomTerr1.2, whole genome shotgun sequence genome contains these proteins:
- the LOC100642836 gene encoding kinesin-like protein KIF12 isoform X4 gives MVLVKSPSPSRGDSLQKENAKKDKGKSRVSRGNSPADHTTSRGNSPGKSNSTIKVVTKSSLQQSRGSETGSIERLVDGDKRVIATKNWLPENNINVVVRVRPLNSKEIKAGDDMAVQFPGDGQIYCDGFPSSGDKKGKLFSYNVVFEPTATQEDILQFSGVKKLIEMAVEGFSCTAFCYGQTGSGKTHTLTGPPEMFERMNPYSEQHGLVFRSFVYLFKLLQERQDCNFVLKASFLEIYNEKVIDLLNPGTSRKPLMVRWSKKTRGFFVENLFTVECEELDDLLAVLEEGMRNRKVGSHNMNDYSSRSHSILTVSITSEQQMDNSVFISRQGKINFVDLAGSEMTKKTQSEGKTLEEANNINKSLMVLGYCIASLSDGKRKGGHIPYRDSKLTKLLADSLAGNGVTLMIACISPAKSNASETLNTLRYAARVKKIRTKPIVVMDAREALILSLKREVGALQTENEHLRAALHLNGDASNIVRSESKTERRVPLTPPVVDLSKLSEMERPELSQLIHAYITENEALRRENAELYATREQVIRDQELVCRENERLLKKLEDVNSVCCRSPIIPARPTYSAEMLNDNNNEDAPGATNVWTNPNVEPTPLSSDMIRNGLYRSASSMPEKIQKELDKRRIVGSYNNIAEAYKDKSHHRRHNSWDNGNGTTRMSPDQAISPIDINQYKKPSMRRTSTVPEERRLSETNDLLGEPVQPTDHSYNESPDSILSGPLEMANSTPDTAESEAPTAPFPAVSHISSPFGTPEPEDHSIRTPRKFKEKEDETAERAFGSPIPIDEDKPL, from the exons ATGGTGCTTGTGAAAAGTCCATCGCCTTCCCGAGGCGACAGTCTTCAAAAAGAAAATGCGAAGAAGGATAAAGGGAAGAGCCGCGTATCACGCGGCAATAGTCCCGCGGATCACACTACTTCCAGGGGAAATAGTCCAGGAAAGAGCAATTCTACAATTAAAGTAGTCACGAAAAGTAGCCTTCAACAGTCTCGTGGAAGCGA GACTGGTAGTATCGAGAGACTGGTAGACGGTGATAAGAGAGTGATCGCCACCAAGAATTGGCTTCCAGAGAACAACATAAATGTCGTTGTCAG AGTACGTCCGCTTAATAGCAAGGAAATTAAAGCCGGCGACGATATGGCCGTACAATTTCCCGGAGATGGACAGATATAC TGCGACGGATTTCCAAGCAGCGGGGACAAGAAGGGCAAATTATTTTCGTACAACGTGGTGTTCGAGCCCACGGCCACTCAGGAGGACATCTTGCAATTCTCTGGTGTGAAAAAGCTTATTGAAATGGCGGTAGAAGGATTCAGCTGTACCGCGTTTTGCTACGGGCAAACCGGAAGCGGAAAAACTCACACCCTCACAGGGCCTCCAGAAATG TTCGAAAGGATGAACCCTTACTCGGAGCAACACGGCCTGGTCTTCCGGTCTTTCGTCTACCTGTTTAAGTTGTTGCAAGAACGACAAGATTGTAATTTCGTGTTAAAAGCTTCCTTTCTGGAGATCTACAACGAAAAG GTAATAGATCTGTTAAATCCTGGCACGTCGAGGAAACCCCTAATGGTACGGTGGAGCAAAAAGACACGAGGCTTCTTCGTTGAGAACCTTTTCACTGTTGAGTGCGAGGAACTCGATGATCTTCTGGCGGTTCTCGAAGAAG GGATGAGAAATAGAAAAGTTGGTTCGCACAATATGAACGACTATTCCAGTAGAAGTCACAGTATTCTCACTGTCAGCATCACGTCTGAACAACAG ATGGATAACAGCGTGTTTATATCGAGACAAGGGAAAATTAACTTCGTGGATCTGGCTGGAAGTGAGATGACGAAGAAAACACAAAGCGAAGGAAAGACTCTGGAGGAAGcgaataatatcaataaaagtCTCATGGTTCTAG GTTACTGCATAGCCTCTTTGAGCGATGGAAAACGCAAGGGTGGTCACATTCCCTATCGAGACAGCAAACTGACTAAGCTTCTAGCCGACAGTTTGGCAGGAAATGGCGTTACATTAATG atCGCCTGTATTTCGCCAGCTAAGTCGAACGCGAGCGAAACGTTGAATACGTTGAGGTACGCGGCGAGGGTGAAGAAGATTCGAACGAAACCTATCGTGGTGATG GATGCTCGAGAAGCTCTGATTCTCAGTTTAAAACGAGAAGTAGGAGCTCTTCAAACGGAAAACGAACATCTGCGCGCGGCTCTTCATTTAAATGGTGATGCATCGAATATAGTTCGTAGTGAGTCCAAAA CTGAAAGAAGAGTGCCATTGACACCTCCGGTGGTAGATTTGAGTAAACTATCCGAAATGGAACGACCCGAATTAAGTCAACTTATCCACGCGTATATTACCGAGAACGAAGCTCTCCGTCGAGAAAATGCAGAATTATATGCTACGAGGGAACAAGTGATACGGGACCAAGAACTCGTATGCAGAGAAAACGAAAGGTTACTGAAGAAACTCGAGGACGTTAACTC AGTGTGTTGCCGGTCGCCAATTATACCTGCCAGACCAACCTATTCGGCGGAAATGTTGAACGATAACAATAACGAGGACGCACCTGGCGCTACCAATGTTTGGACCAACCCTAACGTCGAACCTACTCCTCTTTCGAGT gATATGATCAGGAATGGATTATATAGATCTGCTAGTAGTATGCCAGAGAAGATTCAGAAAGAACTAGACAAACGTAGAATCGTAGGGAGTTATAATAACATAGCAGAAGCATACAAAGACAAGAGTCATCATCGTCGACACAATTCATGGGATAACGGGAACGGGACGACGAGAATGAGTCCGGATCAAGCTATATCACCGATAGACATTAATCA GTACAAAAAGCCGAGCATGCGTCGCACCTCGACAGTGCCTGAAGAACGAAGACTATCGGAGACGAACGATCTCCTGGGCGAACCGGTTCAACCAACCGACCATTCGTACAACGAATCCCCAGACTCGATACTCAGCGGTCCTCTGGAGATGGCGAACTCAACGCCGGACACAGCTGAGTCAGAGGCGCCAACAGCGCCATTTCCGGCGGTATCACACATCTCGTCCCCGTTCGGCACTCCGGAACCCGAAGACCATTCGATAAGGACACCAAGAAAATTCAAAGAGAAAGAGGACGAAACTGCTGAAAGAGCTTTTGGAAGTCCAATTCCTATCGACGAGGATAAACCACTTTGA